The proteins below are encoded in one region of Fibrella aestuarina BUZ 2:
- a CDS encoding ketopantoate reductase family protein: protein MQTPIYIVGAGAIGMTLAVLLRQAGKNVVLLRSRPTSQAEADVLITVEFNDGTSQTARLPIGTLDDIDRLHGLVLLTNKSFGNAELARRLRGKTGDSPLILLQNGLAIEQPYLEAGFPQVYRCVLLATSQVRTPYMVSYKPVAASPVGVIRGDASGLAALVEQITTTDFPFRAEKNIQVAIWEKVVTNCVFNAICPLLGVDNGIFHRNASVLALAREVISECVVVAGEAGITLDSQAVEQRLLQISQRSDGQLISTLVDINQGRETEIGTLNLEVARLAHRLGKPELAIRTQLLGELTRLKAEASRSTTGG, encoded by the coding sequence ATGCAAACACCGATTTACATTGTCGGGGCGGGGGCCATTGGGATGACCCTGGCCGTTCTGCTGCGGCAGGCGGGCAAAAACGTCGTCTTACTACGGAGTCGCCCGACGAGTCAGGCAGAAGCCGACGTGCTCATCACCGTCGAATTCAACGACGGAACCAGCCAGACAGCCCGGCTCCCCATCGGCACGCTGGACGACATAGACCGCCTGCACGGCCTTGTTTTGCTGACGAACAAATCGTTCGGTAACGCTGAACTGGCCCGGCGGTTACGGGGCAAAACGGGCGACTCCCCGCTTATCCTTCTTCAGAACGGACTGGCTATCGAGCAACCCTATCTGGAAGCGGGTTTCCCGCAGGTTTACCGCTGTGTGTTGCTGGCTACCAGTCAGGTACGTACCCCATACATGGTCAGTTACAAGCCCGTGGCGGCGTCACCGGTGGGTGTTATCCGGGGAGATGCGTCGGGGCTGGCTGCGCTGGTCGAGCAGATCACGACGACCGACTTTCCGTTCCGGGCCGAAAAGAACATTCAGGTCGCGATCTGGGAGAAGGTTGTTACGAACTGTGTGTTCAACGCCATCTGTCCGCTGCTGGGCGTCGACAACGGTATCTTCCACCGGAATGCATCGGTGCTGGCATTGGCTCGTGAGGTGATCAGCGAATGTGTGGTTGTGGCGGGAGAAGCGGGTATTACGCTGGATAGTCAGGCAGTCGAGCAACGGCTACTACAAATCAGTCAACGCTCTGACGGTCAACTCATTTCCACCCTGGTCGATATTAATCAGGGGCGCGAGACGGAAATCGGCACGTTAAATCTGGAAGTGGCCCGCCTTGCCCATCGGCTAGGCAAGCCCGAGCTGGCTATACGTACCCAGCTACTCGGGGAGTTAACCCGCCTCAAAGCCGAAGCCAGCCGATCTACCACTGGCGGCTGA
- a CDS encoding VOC family protein has protein sequence MRFLLPLLLLAQLAVAQDKLGVVGHNHMALHVKDMAVSTAFFRDVMGFKPIPVPENLKAIRSWFDLGNGQQLHLMAGRPDTEQIIHDKNASHFALFVDDIAKSEAYLKSKNITYHKQVRFDGVTQIYFPDPDGYLWELNQGKVIPKAY, from the coding sequence ATGCGCTTCCTTCTTCCTCTTCTGCTGCTTGCCCAACTGGCCGTCGCCCAGGATAAACTGGGTGTTGTGGGCCACAACCATATGGCGCTGCACGTGAAAGACATGGCCGTCAGCACGGCCTTTTTCCGCGACGTGATGGGCTTCAAACCCATCCCCGTGCCCGAAAACCTGAAAGCCATCCGTTCGTGGTTCGATCTGGGCAACGGCCAGCAACTGCACCTGATGGCGGGCCGCCCCGATACCGAACAGATTATTCACGACAAAAACGCCAGCCACTTTGCCCTGTTCGTCGATGACATCGCCAAGTCGGAAGCGTACCTGAAGTCAAAGAATATCACCTACCATAAGCAGGTACGGTTCGATGGCGTCACCCAAATCTATTTCCCCGACCCCGACGGTTATCTGTGGGAGCTGAACCAGGGAAAGGTGATCCCCAAAGCCTATTAA
- a CDS encoding CocE/NonD family hydrolase: protein MTRHLQIGKQSRLNAVFTVLLSLLWLRATPADTPPVREQYQKFEYNVPMRDGVKLYTAVYVPRDASAQRTYPLLMQRTCFGSAPYGPDQYREDLGPSPTLQVDGYIFVYQDVRGRWASEGRWTNMTPFVTSTKPLPNGQPPVDESTDTYDTIDWLLRHLKHHNGRVGLWGASYAGFYAMAGAVNAHPALKATSPQAPIADFFREDMHHNGAFTQLALLAYPLFGESPPRPTTKPWFADALIETGTQTEFGWHKKLGPLTNAQRYLARNTFWQQTVAHPNYDAFWQRRNLLPHLHQIRPAVLVVGGWFDAENLYGPLSIYKTLARHSPQARPMLVMGPFGHRGWSQETGHTLHNDLYFGDSLATYYQRTLEAPFFHHYLKGAGDGQTGLPKICLYDTGLKRWQAFDQWTLATSRRLRWHLDPSGRLTTAFPGSTSDSASDSVRFREYVSDPANPVPYSEASLTAEPDFSALFSYMSADQRFASARPDVLTFQTDTLSDNLTVGGEITVRLQVSSTGTDADWVVKLIDVYPPNEPNHPYLPNPQTQLANYQQLVRADVQRSRFRRSFEKPEPLTPNRVTDVTFRLPDVLHTFKKGHRVMIQVQSSWFPLIDRNPQTFVNSIYKAKPTDFRSARHRVYGRSAIEVTLLP, encoded by the coding sequence ATGACTCGACACCTACAGATCGGCAAACAGAGCCGGCTAAACGCTGTTTTCACCGTCCTGCTGAGTTTGCTCTGGCTACGGGCCACCCCGGCAGATACGCCCCCGGTGCGGGAGCAGTACCAAAAGTTTGAGTACAACGTACCCATGCGCGACGGGGTAAAGCTCTACACGGCGGTCTATGTTCCCCGCGATGCTTCGGCCCAACGTACCTACCCGCTGCTGATGCAACGTACCTGCTTCGGGTCGGCACCTTATGGCCCCGACCAGTACAGAGAGGATCTGGGGCCATCCCCTACCCTACAGGTCGACGGGTACATATTCGTGTATCAGGATGTGCGGGGGCGCTGGGCGTCGGAGGGGCGCTGGACCAACATGACCCCTTTCGTCACCAGTACAAAACCGTTGCCTAACGGTCAGCCCCCGGTTGATGAAAGCACCGATACCTACGATACCATCGACTGGCTGTTGAGGCACCTCAAACACCACAACGGGCGGGTTGGGCTTTGGGGCGCGAGTTACGCCGGTTTTTACGCGATGGCGGGTGCCGTTAACGCGCATCCCGCGCTGAAAGCGACCTCGCCGCAGGCCCCCATCGCCGACTTCTTTCGGGAAGATATGCACCATAACGGGGCCTTTACCCAACTGGCGTTGCTGGCTTACCCACTCTTTGGCGAAAGCCCACCCCGGCCAACCACCAAGCCGTGGTTTGCCGATGCGCTCATTGAAACGGGCACCCAAACCGAGTTCGGCTGGCACAAGAAGCTGGGGCCGCTAACCAACGCGCAGCGGTATCTGGCCCGAAATACGTTCTGGCAGCAGACAGTGGCCCATCCCAACTACGATGCGTTCTGGCAGCGGCGAAATCTGTTACCTCACCTGCACCAGATCCGGCCCGCCGTGCTGGTGGTTGGGGGCTGGTTCGACGCCGAAAACCTGTACGGGCCGCTGAGTATCTACAAAACACTAGCCAGACACAGCCCACAGGCCCGGCCAATGCTGGTGATGGGACCATTTGGGCACCGGGGCTGGTCGCAGGAGACTGGCCATACGCTCCACAATGACCTGTACTTCGGTGATAGCCTGGCTACCTACTACCAACGCACGCTGGAAGCGCCTTTTTTCCACCATTACCTGAAAGGCGCGGGCGACGGCCAAACCGGCCTACCCAAGATCTGCCTGTACGATACAGGACTGAAGCGCTGGCAAGCCTTTGACCAGTGGACGTTGGCTACCTCCCGCCGCCTGCGCTGGCACTTAGACCCGAGCGGCCGATTGACAACAGCGTTCCCCGGCTCAACCAGCGATTCGGCTAGCGATTCAGTCCGTTTTCGGGAGTATGTCAGCGATCCGGCCAATCCTGTACCGTACTCCGAAGCGTCCCTGACCGCCGAGCCGGATTTCAGTGCGTTGTTTAGTTATATGTCGGCCGATCAGCGGTTTGCCAGCGCCCGACCGGATGTGCTTACGTTTCAGACCGATACCTTATCCGACAACCTGACCGTGGGGGGCGAAATCACGGTTCGGTTACAGGTCAGTAGTACCGGTACCGATGCTGACTGGGTGGTGAAACTCATCGACGTGTACCCGCCCAACGAGCCGAACCATCCTTACCTGCCCAACCCCCAAACCCAGTTGGCCAACTACCAGCAGTTGGTCCGAGCTGATGTGCAACGCAGCCGGTTTCGCCGGAGTTTCGAGAAGCCCGAACCATTGACGCCCAATCGGGTCACCGATGTAACGTTTCGCCTGCCCGACGTACTGCATACGTTCAAAAAGGGGCATCGTGTTATGATACAGGTGCAGAGCAGTTGGTTTCCGCTGATTGACCGCAACCCACAAACGTTCGTCAACTCGATCTACAAAGCCAAACCAACCGATTTCCGGTCGGCTCGGCATCGAGTCTATGGCCGTTCGGCTATCGAGGTAACCCTTCTCCCTTAA